The proteins below come from a single Geobacillus thermoleovorans genomic window:
- the rpiB gene encoding ribose 5-phosphate isomerase B, whose product MKVAIASDHGGIRIREEIKALLDEMGIEYTDFGCDCETSVDYPDYALPVAEKVARGEFDRGILICGTGIGMTIAANKVKGVRCALCHDVYSAKLTRMHNDSNILAMGERVIGPGLAREIAKAWLETEFEGGRHARRIGKIADYENKHL is encoded by the coding sequence ATGAAAGTCGCTATTGCTTCTGACCATGGTGGAATTCGCATTCGTGAGGAAATTAAAGCACTGTTGGATGAAATGGGAATCGAGTACACCGATTTTGGCTGCGATTGTGAAACATCGGTCGATTACCCGGATTACGCGCTTCCCGTCGCTGAAAAAGTGGCGCGCGGCGAATTTGATCGCGGCATTTTGATCTGCGGCACCGGCATCGGCATGACGATCGCCGCCAACAAAGTGAAAGGGGTGCGTTGCGCCCTTTGCCACGACGTCTACAGCGCCAAGCTGACGCGCATGCATAACGACAGCAACATTCTCGCGATGGGGGAGCGCGTCATCGGCCCCGGCCTGGCGCGCGAAATCGCCAAGGCATGGCTTGAGACCGAATTTGAAGGCGGACGCCATGCGCGGCGAATCGGCAAAATCGCCGACTATGAAAACAAGCATTTGTAG
- the spoIIR gene encoding stage II sporulation protein R yields MMTIKGNAIAICLYIILLTTGVLVELYGHKTDAGANAAVAIPDEAIRLRILANSDADEDQQLKRKVRDAVNAQINGWVAELTSFEEAKRVIRSHLPDIERTVARVLRDEQSDQTYKVEFGPVHFPTKVYGNYVYPAGIYDAVLITLGEGKGANWWCVLFPPLCFLDFSNSDAVMMEANRSPAGTNEPVSAESVRSMEAGSKQNSESAEAEAEAMRSGEQAIERDEPKEERGAMAETEDRAASSIHADVEKDKGHTDDQESSFVVMAEPEQPVEVKFFFKEWLSHLIP; encoded by the coding sequence ATGATGACCATCAAAGGAAATGCCATTGCCATATGTTTATATATCATTCTATTAACGACAGGCGTACTCGTCGAGCTGTACGGCCACAAGACGGACGCCGGGGCGAACGCGGCGGTCGCCATCCCTGATGAGGCAATCCGCCTGCGCATTTTAGCCAACAGCGACGCCGATGAAGACCAACAATTGAAGCGAAAAGTGCGTGATGCGGTCAATGCGCAAATCAACGGCTGGGTGGCCGAACTCACTTCGTTTGAGGAAGCAAAGCGCGTCATCCGCTCTCACCTGCCGGACATCGAGCGGACGGTCGCCCGCGTGTTGCGCGATGAACAAAGCGATCAAACGTACAAAGTGGAGTTTGGCCCGGTTCATTTTCCGACGAAAGTGTACGGCAACTACGTATATCCGGCTGGCATCTATGATGCCGTGCTGATCACGCTTGGGGAAGGAAAAGGAGCAAACTGGTGGTGCGTTCTGTTCCCGCCGCTTTGTTTTCTCGATTTTTCCAACAGCGATGCCGTCATGATGGAGGCGAACCGATCGCCTGCAGGAACGAATGAACCGGTGTCGGCTGAGAGCGTCCGGTCAATGGAAGCCGGGTCGAAGCAAAACAGCGAGTCGGCCGAAGCGGAAGCTGAGGCGATGCGAAGCGGCGAGCAGGCCATCGAGCGGGACGAACCGAAAGAGGAGAGGGGTGCGATGGCGGAAACCGAAGATCGCGCCGCTTCGTCCATCCATGCGGATGTCGAGAAGGACAAAGGGCACACTGATGATCAAGAATCGTCCTTCGTCGTCATGGCCGAGCCGGAACAGCCGGTGGAAGTAAAATTTTTCTTCAAAGAGTGGCTCAGCCATCTCATTCCATAA
- a CDS encoding methyl-accepting chemotaxis protein — protein sequence MGGTSHRFGLRLKLVVFTTALALITYSTSAFFLYVLYDQWFASWNKSVFTMIVLLLGIFWSGVLAYLAAGWITRPLQRLEEAAAKATEGHIDEDVPLPSSHDEIRSLAVAFNRMLGHLRAVVANVEESAARTTEKTAEMRQASETASNRARDIAATIDDISKGAASSAEAIQEAAAAAEDVLAIAVQVKETAERAEQSVYGMAETLKASRDITHSLVSGIDQLADDQELSRAAVKQLEAHANQIGNITLLVADIAEQTNLLALNASIEAARAGEHGRGFAVVAEEVRKLADESAKAVKKIAELVGNIQNEVARVVAQMDKQVAAANAEAAKGERTNEAIAAMAASADEVIRAVHDIAELAKRQMGHMKRAAAQTQEVAAIAEQTSAGALEVAAATEEQAASINDVHKLAGELVEQAEQLQAAVARFRTR from the coding sequence ATGGGGGGGACAAGTCATCGGTTCGGTTTGCGCCTGAAGCTCGTCGTCTTTACGACAGCGTTGGCGCTGATCACGTATTCAACGAGCGCCTTTTTCTTGTACGTTTTGTATGATCAGTGGTTCGCCTCATGGAACAAAAGCGTGTTCACGATGATCGTGTTGCTCCTTGGCATCTTTTGGTCCGGAGTGCTTGCCTATTTGGCCGCTGGCTGGATTACAAGGCCGCTGCAACGGCTCGAGGAAGCGGCGGCAAAGGCGACGGAAGGGCATATCGATGAGGATGTTCCGCTGCCCTCTTCCCATGACGAAATTCGCTCGCTGGCTGTCGCGTTCAACCGGATGCTCGGCCATTTGCGCGCAGTCGTCGCCAATGTGGAAGAGAGCGCAGCGCGCACGACTGAAAAGACGGCGGAAATGAGGCAGGCGTCCGAAACAGCGTCAAACCGTGCACGCGATATTGCAGCGACCATTGACGACATTTCCAAAGGGGCGGCGTCTTCGGCCGAGGCGATCCAAGAAGCGGCTGCGGCGGCCGAGGATGTGCTCGCCATCGCAGTACAAGTAAAAGAAACAGCCGAGCGTGCGGAACAGTCGGTATATGGGATGGCCGAAACGCTGAAGGCAAGCCGCGATATCACCCATTCGCTTGTCAGCGGCATCGATCAGCTGGCTGACGATCAAGAACTGTCGCGGGCGGCTGTCAAGCAGCTCGAAGCACACGCCAATCAAATCGGCAACATTACGTTGCTTGTCGCGGACATCGCTGAACAGACGAACTTGCTTGCGCTCAATGCTTCCATTGAGGCAGCCCGCGCCGGCGAGCACGGCCGGGGGTTTGCCGTCGTCGCTGAGGAAGTGCGCAAGCTGGCTGATGAGAGCGCCAAGGCGGTCAAGAAAATCGCGGAACTGGTCGGCAACATTCAAAATGAAGTCGCCCGTGTGGTGGCGCAAATGGACAAGCAGGTGGCCGCCGCAAACGCTGAGGCGGCGAAAGGGGAGCGCACGAATGAGGCCATTGCGGCCATGGCGGCCTCAGCTGATGAAGTGATCCGCGCCGTCCATGACATCGCTGAGTTGGCGAAGCGTCAAATGGGGCATATGAAGCGGGCCGCGGCGCAGACGCAAGAAGTGGCGGCGATTGCTGAGCAGACGTCCGCCGGCGCGCTCGAAGTTGCGGCGGCGACCGAGGAGCAGGCCGCATCGATCAACGATGTGCATAAACTGGCTGGCGAGTTGGTTGAACAGGCCGAACAATTGCAGGCGGCTGTCGCCCGGTTCCGCACCCGTTGA
- the prmC gene encoding peptide chain release factor N(5)-glutamine methyltransferase, whose translation MRRNVHEVLAWASSFLRAHGKEERAAEWLLCHHLRTDRAGLFARWREPVDEAVYERFAADVRRHAVDHVPIQYLIGYESFYGRLFLVNRHVLIPRPETEELVLGVLKRVPRLFAGRKRIDVVDVGTGSGAIAVTLALENKALSVTATDISEAALAVARENARRLGANVSFLCGDLLQPIMAMGWTVDVVVSNPPYIPETDAAMLSPVVKNYEPHTALFGGRDGLDFYRRFARELPLVLGAPALAAFEVGAGQGEAVAALLAAAFPEAEVEVDFDLNGKDRMVYMTRPKNGKKC comes from the coding sequence ATGCGTCGTAACGTACATGAAGTCCTCGCCTGGGCTTCTTCTTTTTTGCGCGCCCACGGAAAAGAGGAGCGGGCGGCGGAGTGGCTATTGTGCCACCATTTGCGCACCGATCGGGCCGGGCTGTTCGCCCGTTGGCGCGAGCCGGTCGACGAAGCGGTATATGAACGATTTGCGGCCGATGTGCGCCGCCATGCGGTGGATCATGTGCCGATTCAATATTTGATCGGCTATGAATCGTTTTACGGCCGGTTGTTTCTTGTCAATCGCCATGTGTTAATCCCGCGCCCGGAAACGGAAGAACTGGTGCTTGGCGTCCTAAAGCGGGTGCCGCGTCTATTTGCTGGTCGGAAGCGGATCGATGTCGTTGACGTCGGCACTGGCAGCGGGGCGATCGCCGTGACATTGGCGCTGGAGAACAAAGCGTTGTCGGTGACCGCAACCGATATTTCCGAAGCGGCGCTCGCGGTCGCCCGTGAAAACGCCCGGCGGCTCGGGGCGAACGTTTCATTTTTGTGCGGCGATTTGCTGCAGCCGATCATGGCCATGGGGTGGACGGTCGATGTCGTCGTTTCCAATCCGCCGTACATTCCAGAGACGGACGCCGCTATGCTTTCCCCGGTCGTCAAAAACTATGAGCCGCACACGGCGCTCTTTGGCGGCCGCGATGGGCTCGATTTTTACCGCCGCTTCGCCCGCGAGCTGCCGCTTGTGCTCGGCGCGCCGGCGCTTGCCGCTTTTGAAGTCGGCGCCGGGCAAGGGGAAGCAGTGGCGGCGCTCTTGGCCGCAGCGTTTCCAGAAGCCGAAGTGGAAGTCGATTTTGACCTCAACGGCAAAGACCGGATGGTGTACATGACGCGGCCGAAAAACGGGAAAAAGTGTTAG
- the prfA gene encoding peptide chain release factor 1, with protein MFDRLEAVEQRYEKLNELLMDPDVINDPKKLRDYSKEQADLEETVQTYREYKSVREQLAEAKAMLEEKLEPELREMVKEEIGELEEREEALVEKLKVLLLPKDPNDEKNVIMEIRAAAGGEEAALFAGDLYRMYTRYAESQGWKTEVIEASPTGLGGYKEIIFMINGKGAYSKLKFENGAHRVQRVPETESGGRIHTSTATVACLPEMEEIEVEINEKDIRVDTFASSGPGGQSVNTTMSAVRLTHIPTGIVVTCQDEKSQIKNKEKAMKVLRARIYDKYQQEARAEYDQTRKQAVGTGDRSERIRTYNFPQNRVTDHRIGLTIQKLDQVLDGHLDEIIEALILDDQAKKLEQANDAS; from the coding sequence GTGTTTGATCGGTTGGAAGCTGTGGAGCAACGGTATGAAAAGCTCAATGAACTGTTGATGGACCCCGACGTCATCAACGATCCGAAAAAGCTGCGCGATTATTCGAAAGAGCAGGCGGATTTGGAAGAAACGGTGCAAACGTACCGCGAATACAAATCGGTTCGCGAGCAGCTGGCCGAAGCGAAAGCGATGCTCGAAGAAAAGCTGGAGCCGGAGCTGCGCGAGATGGTGAAAGAGGAAATCGGCGAGCTGGAAGAACGGGAAGAGGCGCTCGTTGAAAAGCTGAAAGTGTTGCTTTTGCCGAAAGATCCGAACGATGAGAAAAACGTCATTATGGAAATCCGCGCGGCCGCCGGCGGCGAAGAGGCGGCGCTGTTTGCCGGCGACTTGTACCGGATGTATACGCGCTATGCGGAATCGCAAGGGTGGAAGACGGAAGTGATCGAAGCGAGCCCGACCGGCCTCGGCGGCTATAAAGAAATCATTTTTATGATCAACGGCAAAGGGGCGTATTCAAAGCTGAAGTTTGAAAACGGCGCGCACCGCGTCCAGCGCGTCCCGGAAACGGAGTCAGGCGGGCGCATCCATACGTCGACGGCGACGGTCGCCTGCCTGCCGGAGATGGAAGAAATCGAAGTCGAAATCAATGAAAAAGACATTCGCGTCGACACGTTCGCCTCAAGCGGACCGGGTGGGCAAAGCGTCAACACGACGATGTCGGCCGTGCGCCTCACCCATATTCCGACCGGCATTGTCGTCACGTGCCAAGACGAAAAATCGCAAATCAAAAACAAAGAAAAAGCGATGAAAGTATTGCGCGCCCGCATTTACGACAAATACCAGCAAGAAGCGCGCGCTGAATACGACCAAACGCGCAAGCAAGCTGTCGGCACCGGCGATCGTTCTGAACGCATTCGCACGTACAACTTCCCGCAAAACCGCGTCACCGACCACCGCATCGGACTGACGATCCAAAAGCTCGATCAAGTGCTCGATGGGCATTTGGATGAAATCATCGAGGCGCTCATTTTGGACGACCAAGCGAAAAAATTGGAGCAAGCGAACGATGCGTCGTAA
- a CDS encoding L-threonylcarbamoyladenylate synthase, which translates to MEKVKRLKTRVWVVDNIVDKQQVYPQIREAVEWLRAGEVIAFPTETVYGLGADAANTAAVEKIFAAKGRPSDNPLIVHVASMAQAEAVAASIPPMAKTLMERFWPGPLTLVLPKRAKAVSERVTAGLPTVAVRMPDHPLALALIEASGLALAAPSANRSGRPSPTTAAHVLADLDGRIAGVIDGGPTGVGVESTVLDCSGGVPTILRPGGVTKEALIEAIGRVEEAAAVDDEAAPKAPGMKYTHYAPKAPLWIVAGPPAFLQRLVDESRAEGKTVGVLTTEENWDQYAADVVLPCGTRQALETVASRLYDTLRRFDETNVDLIYSEAFPEEGIGAAIMNRLRKAAGGRAISEQRK; encoded by the coding sequence ATGGAGAAGGTGAAACGATTGAAAACGCGTGTTTGGGTTGTGGATAATATTGTTGATAAACAGCAAGTTTATCCACAAATACGAGAGGCGGTTGAATGGCTGCGGGCCGGGGAAGTCATCGCATTCCCGACGGAAACGGTGTACGGGTTGGGGGCCGATGCGGCCAATACAGCCGCGGTGGAAAAAATTTTCGCCGCCAAAGGGCGGCCGAGCGACAATCCGCTCATCGTTCATGTCGCCAGCATGGCCCAAGCGGAGGCGGTAGCCGCCTCGATCCCGCCGATGGCGAAAACGTTGATGGAGCGGTTTTGGCCGGGGCCGCTCACGTTAGTATTGCCAAAACGGGCCAAAGCGGTGTCTGAACGGGTGACGGCTGGGCTGCCGACGGTGGCGGTGCGCATGCCGGATCACCCGCTGGCGCTGGCGTTGATCGAGGCGAGCGGCTTGGCGTTGGCCGCCCCGAGCGCGAATCGGTCAGGAAGGCCGAGTCCGACGACGGCGGCGCACGTGCTTGCCGATTTAGACGGGCGGATCGCCGGGGTGATCGACGGCGGGCCGACCGGCGTGGGCGTTGAATCGACGGTGCTCGATTGCAGTGGGGGCGTGCCGACGATTTTGCGCCCGGGAGGGGTGACGAAAGAGGCGCTTATTGAAGCGATCGGCCGCGTTGAAGAGGCCGCTGCTGTGGACGACGAGGCGGCGCCGAAAGCGCCGGGGATGAAATATACGCATTATGCGCCGAAAGCGCCGCTTTGGATCGTCGCCGGCCCGCCCGCGTTTTTGCAGCGGCTTGTCGATGAAAGCCGGGCGGAAGGGAAAACGGTCGGCGTGTTGACGACCGAGGAGAACTGGGATCAGTATGCGGCCGATGTCGTGCTGCCGTGCGGAACGCGCCAGGCGCTTGAGACGGTCGCGAGCCGGCTGTACGACACGCTGCGCCGATTTGATGAAACGAACGTCGATCTCATTTACAGCGAGGCGTTTCCGGAAGAAGGAATCGGCGCGGCGATCATGAACCGGCTCCGCAAAGCAGCCGGCGGACGCGCCATCAGCGAACAGCGGAAATGA
- the rpmE gene encoding 50S ribosomal protein L31 → MKQGIHPEYKKVIVRCACGNEFESGSVKDELRVEICSECHPFFTGKQKFVTAAGRVDKFNKKYGLK, encoded by the coding sequence ATGAAACAAGGCATCCATCCAGAGTACAAAAAAGTCATCGTCCGTTGCGCATGCGGCAACGAATTCGAAAGCGGTTCGGTCAAAGACGAGCTGCGCGTGGAGATTTGCTCGGAATGCCATCCGTTCTTCACGGGCAAACAAAAATTTGTTACGGCAGCGGGCCGCGTGGATAAATTCAATAAAAAATACGGCCTTAAGTAA
- the glpX gene encoding class II fructose-bisphosphatase, whose product MERSLSMELVRVTEAAALAAARWMGRGKKNEADDAATSAMRDVFDTVPMKGTVVIGEGEMDEAPMLYIGEKLGNGYGPRVDVAVDPLEGTNIVASGGWNALAVVAVADHGHLLHAPDMYMEKIAVGPEAVGMIDIEAPIIDNLKAVAKAKNKDIEDVVAVVLNRPRHERLIHELREAGARIKLINDGDVAAAINTAFDHTGVDILFGSGGAPEGVLAAVALKCLGGELQGKLLPQNDDEVERCKQMGIDVNKVLRMDDLVKGDDAIFAATGVTDGELLRGVRLKGAYGLTHSVVMRAKSGTVRFIEGRHSLKKKPNLVIK is encoded by the coding sequence ATGGAACGAAGCTTATCGATGGAACTCGTGCGCGTCACCGAAGCGGCGGCGCTTGCCGCCGCCCGCTGGATGGGGCGCGGGAAAAAGAATGAGGCTGATGACGCCGCGACGTCGGCGATGCGCGACGTGTTTGACACCGTGCCGATGAAAGGCACCGTCGTCATCGGCGAAGGGGAAATGGACGAAGCGCCGATGCTGTATATCGGGGAAAAGCTCGGCAACGGCTATGGCCCACGCGTCGATGTCGCTGTCGACCCGCTTGAAGGGACGAACATCGTCGCTTCCGGGGGATGGAACGCCTTGGCTGTCGTCGCTGTCGCTGACCACGGCCATCTGCTTCACGCGCCGGACATGTACATGGAGAAAATCGCCGTCGGGCCGGAAGCGGTCGGGATGATTGACATTGAGGCGCCGATCATCGACAATTTAAAGGCGGTGGCGAAGGCGAAAAACAAAGATATTGAAGACGTCGTCGCGGTTGTTCTCAACCGTCCGCGCCATGAGCGTCTCATTCATGAGCTGCGTGAAGCCGGCGCCCGCATTAAGCTCATCAATGACGGCGATGTCGCCGCCGCCATTAACACGGCGTTTGACCATACCGGCGTTGACATTTTGTTCGGCTCGGGCGGCGCGCCGGAAGGAGTGCTCGCGGCGGTCGCGTTGAAATGCCTTGGCGGCGAACTGCAAGGGAAGCTGCTGCCGCAAAACGACGATGAAGTCGAGCGGTGCAAACAAATGGGCATTGACGTCAACAAAGTGCTGCGCATGGACGATTTGGTGAAAGGAGACGACGCGATTTTTGCCGCCACCGGCGTCACCGACGGCGAGCTGTTGCGCGGCGTGCGGCTGAAAGGGGCGTACGGCCTCACCCACTCCGTCGTCATGCGGGCCAAGTCCGGCACGGTCCGCTTCATCGAAGGGCGGCACAGTTTGAAGAAAAAACCGAACTTAGTCATCAAATGA
- the rho gene encoding transcription termination factor Rho, which produces MELTLAALENMKLKELYELAKQYKISYYSKLTKKELIFAILKARAEQDGLFFMEGILEIIPSEGFGFLRPINYSPSSEDIYISASQIRRFDLRNGDKVSGKVRPPKENERYFGLLHVEAVNGEDPEVAKERVHFPALTPLYPNRQMKLETTPDKLSTRIIDLIAPVGFGQRGLIVAPPKAGKTMLLKEIANSITTNHPDVELIVLLIDERPEEVTDIERSVQGDVVSSTFDEVPENHIKVAELVLERAMRLVEHKRDVVILMDSITRLARAYNLVIPPSGRTLSGGIDPAAFHRPKRFFGAARNIEEGGSLTILATALIDTGSRMDDVIYEEFKGTGNMELHLDRSLAERRIFPAIDIRRSGTRKEELLIPKEHLEKLWAIRKTMADSPDFIERFLNKLRRTKSNEEFFALLDQEWKQGGPPRL; this is translated from the coding sequence ATGGAATTAACGTTAGCAGCACTAGAAAACATGAAATTGAAGGAGCTGTATGAGCTCGCCAAGCAATACAAAATTTCATACTACAGCAAGTTGACGAAAAAGGAGCTTATTTTTGCGATTTTGAAAGCGCGTGCCGAACAAGACGGCCTCTTTTTCATGGAAGGCATCCTCGAAATCATTCCGTCGGAAGGATTCGGCTTTTTGCGCCCGATCAACTATTCCCCGAGCTCGGAAGACATTTACATTTCCGCTTCCCAAATCCGCCGTTTTGATTTGCGCAACGGGGATAAAGTATCCGGCAAAGTGCGGCCGCCGAAAGAAAATGAACGCTACTTCGGCTTGCTTCATGTCGAAGCGGTCAACGGCGAAGACCCGGAAGTCGCCAAGGAGCGCGTTCACTTTCCAGCGTTGACGCCGCTTTACCCGAATCGGCAAATGAAGCTGGAGACAACGCCGGACAAGCTGTCGACCCGCATCATCGACTTGATCGCTCCCGTCGGCTTTGGCCAGCGCGGGTTGATCGTCGCGCCGCCGAAAGCTGGCAAGACGATGCTGCTGAAGGAAATTGCCAACAGCATCACCACAAACCACCCGGATGTCGAGTTGATCGTCTTGCTCATTGACGAACGGCCGGAAGAAGTGACCGACATCGAGCGGTCGGTGCAAGGCGATGTCGTCAGCTCGACGTTTGATGAGGTGCCGGAAAACCATATTAAAGTGGCCGAGCTTGTCTTAGAACGGGCGATGCGATTAGTTGAGCATAAGCGTGACGTCGTCATTTTAATGGACAGCATCACCCGCCTCGCCCGGGCGTACAACTTGGTCATTCCGCCGAGCGGACGCACGCTCTCAGGAGGGATCGACCCAGCGGCGTTTCATCGCCCGAAGCGGTTTTTCGGCGCGGCGCGCAACATCGAAGAAGGCGGCAGCTTGACGATTTTGGCGACCGCCCTCATTGACACCGGGTCGCGCATGGATGACGTCATTTACGAGGAATTTAAAGGCACCGGCAACATGGAGCTCCATCTTGACCGCTCGCTCGCCGAGCGCCGCATTTTTCCGGCGATTGACATTCGCCGCTCGGGAACGCGCAAAGAGGAGCTGCTCATCCCGAAAGAACATTTGGAAAAGCTGTGGGCGATCCGCAAAACGATGGCCGATTCGCCCGACTTTATCGAGCGGTTTTTGAACAAATTGCGCCGGACGAAGTCAAACGAAGAGTTTTTCGCCTTGCTCGATCAGGAGTGGAAACAGGGCGGCCCGCCCCGTCTGTAG
- a CDS encoding manganese efflux pump MntP translates to MGAFIGEIIALSMMALALGMDAFSVALGMGLLRLRLRQMFYIGLTIGLFHILMPLAGMAVGRLLSREFGSVATYAGGALLLWLGGQMIIASFRRDDGSPLFPRGVGLLFFAFSVSLDSFSVGLSLGIFGARTMVTILLFGLFSMVLTWVGLFVGRHFQQWLGSYSEALGGSILLAFGLKLLFL, encoded by the coding sequence ATGGGCGCATTCATCGGCGAAATCATCGCGCTGTCAATGATGGCGCTGGCGCTGGGCATGGACGCGTTTTCAGTCGCTTTAGGAATGGGGCTGTTGCGCCTCCGGCTGCGGCAAATGTTTTATATCGGGTTGACGATCGGCTTGTTTCATATTCTCATGCCGCTTGCTGGCATGGCGGTCGGCCGCCTGCTGTCGCGCGAGTTCGGAAGTGTCGCGACATACGCGGGCGGGGCGCTGCTGTTATGGCTTGGCGGGCAAATGATCATCGCCTCGTTCCGGAGGGACGATGGCTCACCGCTGTTTCCTCGTGGGGTGGGGTTGCTTTTTTTTGCGTTCAGCGTCAGCCTAGACAGCTTTTCCGTCGGGCTGAGCCTCGGCATTTTCGGAGCGCGGACGATGGTGACGATTTTGCTGTTTGGTCTGTTCAGCATGGTGCTGACATGGGTTGGGCTTTTTGTCGGCCGCCATTTTCAGCAATGGCTCGGTTCTTACAGCGAAGCGCTCGGCGGCAGCATTTTGCTGGCGTTCGGGCTCAAGCTGCTTTTTCTATAA
- a CDS encoding low molecular weight protein arginine phosphatase: MPYRILFVCTGNTCRSPMAAALLENKQLPGVEVKSAGVFAAEGSEASVHAKTVLKEKGIEAAHRSSQLKKEHIDWATHVLAMTSGHKEMIVERFPEAKDKTFTLKQFVSGTDGDIADPFGGPIEVYRAARDELETLIDRLAEKLQTEQ, from the coding sequence ATGCCATACCGCATTTTGTTCGTCTGCACGGGCAATACGTGCCGAAGCCCGATGGCCGCTGCATTGTTGGAGAATAAGCAGCTGCCAGGCGTCGAGGTGAAATCGGCCGGCGTGTTTGCGGCGGAAGGGAGCGAGGCGTCGGTTCACGCCAAGACGGTGTTGAAGGAAAAAGGAATCGAAGCGGCCCACCGCTCCTCGCAGCTGAAAAAAGAGCATATCGACTGGGCGACGCACGTGCTGGCGATGACATCCGGCCATAAAGAAATGATCGTCGAGCGTTTCCCAGAAGCGAAGGACAAAACGTTTACGTTGAAGCAGTTCGTCTCGGGAACAGACGGCGACATCGCCGATCCGTTCGGCGGGCCGATTGAAGTGTACCGGGCGGCGCGCGATGAGCTGGAGACGCTCATTGACCGCTTGGCGGAAAAGTTGCAAACAGAACAATGA
- a CDS encoding thymidine kinase, translated as MYVMTQSGWLELICGCMFSGKSEELIRRVRRAQFAKQEVKVFKPTIDNRYSEDAVVSHNGNSVIAIPVATPAEMFRYISAATDVVAIDEIQFFSDDIIDVVQTLADCGYRVIAAGLDQDFRGEPFGPVPALMAIAESVTKLQAVCTVCGSPASRTQRLINGAPASYDDPVILVGASEAYEPRCRHHHEVPGKPKKRYNRPLAGHTGE; from the coding sequence ATGTACGTGATGACGCAGTCCGGCTGGCTTGAGCTCATTTGTGGATGCATGTTTTCCGGCAAATCAGAAGAATTGATTCGCCGCGTCCGCCGCGCTCAGTTTGCCAAGCAGGAAGTGAAAGTGTTCAAACCGACGATCGACAATCGTTATAGCGAAGACGCAGTCGTGTCGCACAACGGCAATTCGGTGATCGCCATTCCGGTCGCGACGCCGGCGGAAATGTTCCGCTACATTTCCGCCGCCACCGACGTCGTCGCCATCGATGAAATACAGTTTTTTTCCGACGACATCATCGATGTGGTGCAAACGCTCGCTGATTGCGGCTACCGCGTCATCGCCGCGGGGCTCGACCAAGATTTTCGCGGCGAACCGTTTGGCCCCGTGCCGGCGCTGATGGCGATCGCTGAGTCGGTGACGAAGCTGCAGGCGGTTTGCACGGTATGCGGTTCCCCGGCCAGCCGGACGCAGCGGCTCATTAACGGTGCGCCCGCCTCTTATGACGATCCGGTGATTCTCGTCGGCGCCAGCGAGGCGTACGAGCCTCGCTGCCGCCATCACCATGAAGTGCCTGGCAAACCGAAAAAGCGATACAACCGCCCGCTTGCTGGACATACGGGTGAGTGA